Genomic window (Coffea eugenioides isolate CCC68of unplaced genomic scaffold, Ceug_1.0 ScVebR1_524;HRSCAF=1217, whole genome shotgun sequence):
GACGTCAGTTGGGATGATGACTGAATGGGGAAGATTGATGGATACTTTAAATGAAGGGGGAGAAGATGAGACACCATTGCAGGTGAAGCTGAATGGGGTTGCAACTATTATAGGAAAGATTGGTCTGACTTTTGctattttgacatttttggTGCTCACATTTAGGCTTATAGCAAAAAAGGCAATACTTGGTCAAATCAGAAAATGGTCTACCAATGATGCACTGGATCTGCTTAACTTCTTTGCTATTGCAGTGACGATTCTTGTAGTTGCTGTACCTGAAGGGCTGCCTTTAGCTGTAACACTGAGTCTTGCTTTTGCAATGAAGAAGCTGATGAATGATAGGGCGCTAGTGAGACATCTCTCTGCATGTGAAACCATGGGTTCCGCAAATTGCATTTGCACTGATAAAACAGGAACATTAACAACCAATCATATGATAGTTACAAGACTATGGATATGTGGAGAATGTAAGATTATAGGAAGTAACAGCTCTCAAAATGCTTTGATGTCTACTGCATCAGAGGAAGTACTACACACGCTTTTGCAATCTATATTTCAGAACACCAGTGGTGAGGTTGTGAAAGGAAAAGATGGAAAACCAAGCGTTCTAGGTTCTCCAACAGAGACAGCCTTATTAGAGTTTGGCATGCTTTTTTATGGCAACAGGGCTCCAATATTTCGTGAGTCCAAAATACTAAAGGTTGAGCCTTTCAAttcaaacaaaaagaaaatgtcTGTGACAGTGTCTCTTCCAGGTGGTGGGGTTCGAGCATTTTGTAAAGGTGCATCAGAAATTGTACTGGGTATGTGTGATAAATTAATTGACAAGGATGGCCAGTCTGTCCTTCTGACTGTAGATCAGAGAAAAAGCCTAACAGATGTCATAAATGGCTTTGCCTGTGAAGCTCTTAGAACCCTATGCTTCGCTTTCAAAGATATAGAAGGAAATTCTTCTACAGATGATATTCCTGAAAACTCTTACACACTCATAGCAATTGTTGGAATCAAGGATCCTGTCCGCCCAGGTGTAAGAGAAGCAGTTCAGACTTGTTTAGATGCTGGAATTATTGTCCGGATGGTAACCGGTGATAATATTCATACAGCAAAGGCCATAGCTAGAGAATGCGGAATACTGACTGATGACGGCATAGCCATAGAAGGCCCAGAGTTTCGCGAAAAGAATCTGCAGGAAATAAAAAAGATAGTACCAAAGCTGCAGGTTAGAAGGATCTCTAAGATTGCTTTGTCTTTGTATGAAAAGAAGCACTTCTCTAAATGctatatgtttttttttcttcttttgcagGTGATGGCAAGATCTTTACCTCTGGACAAGCACAAATTGGTGACCTTCTTGAGGAAAGAATTGAGAGAAGTGGTGGCAGTGACTGGTGATGGAACTAACGATGCTCCAGCTTTGCATGAGGCAGATATTGGACTAGCCATGGGCATAGCAGGAACTGAGGTATGTTGATTATGCAGtcttagtcttttattttttttttttattttgaggctgCCATCTATTATGTTACGTTATTACAACTAAGCAGAAATGTTCCTGCAGCATGTTTCATCCCCTTGTTAACTCTTCTTAATGCAACTAATGTAGGAGTTCAATCTAATGAGACTACTATGACAAAAACTTAAAGACTCATTGGTCCATTAGAGAAGTATATATAGCTGATAAAGTTCTTTCAAGTTTTTGGTCTATAGTTTCTTTCTTCATACATGATAACCTTACAACTATTTGATGTTTACATTCCCTCAATTACTTTCTTGCTCTGTCAATGTCCAATGTAAAACCATTTCATTTCTGCATTATTTTTAGTTCTTTTGACCACATTTCTAACACAAACCCTTATGCTGATATCTTATAGTTAATGTGATGTCTATATAAGCTTCctaaacttttgtttttcttataaatttaaaaaaaggtACCCAAGGTTATAGATTTTTGCTTACAGCAAGTAATAAATGTGTACCTGTGTGTTTGCATTTCTGCAAGATCCATAATGCTCCAATAACTAgctaaagaaagaaagaattcacaaggtcaaaaaaaaaatgaaagcatGTTTACTTGCCTAAACTGCCAAAGGTGCCTAACCTTTGATTTTCATAGCATGAGCACTGTTTTGCAGTACCATTCATTGCTCGACCGAAGTAATGGAAAATGGAATATCTATTAACCTGTTAAAGATGCATTCAGTCTAGATTCTATGGTGCCTCTTCATGCTTTCCCTTAATGACTTGGCACCTCCTTTCTAATTGCAGGTTGCTAAAGAAAATGCTGATGTAGTCATAATGGATGACAATTTCGCAACCATAGTGAATGTTGCCAAATGGGGTCGTTCTGTTTACTTCAACATTCAAAAGTTTGTACAATTCCAGTTGACAGTAAACGTGGTTGCTCTGATAACAAATTTCGTTTCTGCTTGCATCACAGGTTGCATTCAATTTTAGGCTTTAATCTCATAAAATATTCATATATTCACAGATTTTCCATCTACCAAACTATATAACATAGtaaattcaattttttaatgCAGGTTCTGCTCCTCTCACTGCTGTTCAATTGCTTTGGGTGAACATGATCATGGATACTCTTGGAGCCCTAGCACTTGCAACAGAGCCTCCACATGACGGGCTAATGAGAAAACCACCAATTGGCCGGAATGTTAACTTCATTACAAAGATTATGTGGAGGAACATAATTGGTCAGAGTGTCTACCAATTGGCTGTCCTTGGAGTATTACAGTTTCAGGGAAAGAAGCTTTTCAATCTTAGTGGTCCAGATTCCACCTCTACTCTCAATACCCTAATCTTCAACACTTTTGTGTTCTGCCAGGTACTTCCTAAAACCTTTTTACGTATTTGTTTCTTCAACCCGTAGAGGATAGTCTTCTGCATTCTACAGAAGCTGTTGATcttgaatttaaatttctgcAGAAAACATGGTTCAGGCCAGTTGCCATCTAAAAAATTTTTCCATCTTTAGAGAGAGTACATATTTGTTAATCTCCATTAGAACATGAATCCATTGGGTTACTTTCAAGTGTTTTGGTTTACAAGCTGTTCAAATTGTCAAGATTTGAGCCACAAACTtcacagaacagtcagtcaggaCCAATCAGTTGAGGCCtcaaatcctcaaatttttGCTACTTGTTAGCTTCCATGTCTCACTGCAGATTTAACCGATTGTAATCTCTTCTTGCATCTAGAATCATATTTCTCCACTGATTAACCAAGGCAATGAACATGGAAGCTTATCCTATTTGTAAAGCCATTTATGAGCTTCCATTTTGATGTAGTACTCGCCTGAAAGCTATTCTCGCACTTCTTGTACATATGCGTTTGCATTCATTATCAAGCTTCCCAATTGCTAATGTTGTTTTGAATATCCATGCATTCACCACCAGATATTCAATGAAATAAACAGCCGCGACATGGAAAAACTAAATGTGCTGCGTGGCATTTTTGGGAGCTGGATTTTCATGTGGATAATTGTCTCGACAGTGGCTTTCCAAGTTGTCATAGTAGAATTCTTGGGAACATTTGCAGATACGGTACCTTTAAGCTGGAATTTGTGGTTGGCCAGCATCTTTTTTGGAGCTGCTGGTTTGCTCGTTGGAGTTGTACTCAAGTGCATCCCTGTTTCGTTGGAGAGGAAGACTACGGCCACTGCTAGCAGCCATCATGATGGCTATGAAGCACTACCCACAGGACCAGAACTGGCATGAAAAAGACATAATCCAAATGCAAAGTTTGAGTGGCAGCCTGAGCCAGATATTCTCAATTACAAGGAGATTAGAGCTCCAATTTTTAACTAGGAGCTACATTTTTCATTGTTCAATagtattctttattttttgaatttgagGGAAAATGTAGGTAAGAAGATCAATTTGGGACAGAGCATACAGATGCGGTAGTTGGGACCTGGATGTACACTCAATgtatttccatttcttgctgattcatttcatgtcagAATGCGAGCAACTAGTTTTTTAAGATTGAAGAACTAGGACTTTTTGTTCAATAGAATGCTGTTTAGATCATTTTTAAGACCTCAGGCTGGAATTTGAAATATGTTTCTGTTGCAGATATTTCATGCactattttcttacttttcaatGATTCATTTC
Coding sequences:
- the LOC113758453 gene encoding calcium-transporting ATPase 4, plasma membrane-type-like, whose translation is MNQQLRYLEKIRVALYVQKAAFHFISGVSRGEQYRTSEEIKQAGYGIDPEELATIVRNHDFKRLEQHGGVEGCAKKLSVSIQNGVSSNEIHHRQKIFGVNQFVEKPARPFWMFVWDALQDMTLIILMVCAVISVGVGLATEGWPGGMYDGLGIILCIFLVVLVTAISDYKQSLQFKDLDREKKNVIVQVTRNGSRQKVSIHDLVVGDIVHLSIGDLVPADGMFLSGYSLSVDESSLSGESEPVDIRKENPFLLSGTKVQDGSGKMLVTSVGMMTEWGRLMDTLNEGGEDETPLQVKLNGVATIIGKIGLTFAILTFLVLTFRLIAKKAILGQIRKWSTNDALDLLNFFAIAVTILVVAVPEGLPLAVTLSLAFAMKKLMNDRALVRHLSACETMGSANCICTDKTGTLTTNHMIVTRLWICGECKIIGSNSSQNALMSTASEEVLHTLLQSIFQNTSGEVVKGKDGKPSVLGSPTETALLEFGMLFYGNRAPIFRESKILKVEPFNSNKKKMSVTVSLPGGGVRAFCKGASEIVLGMCDKLIDKDGQSVLLTVDQRKSLTDVINGFACEALRTLCFAFKDIEGNSSTDDIPENSYTLIAIVGIKDPVRPGVREAVQTCLDAGIIVRMVTGDNIHTAKAIARECGILTDDGIAIEGPEFREKNLQEIKKIVPKLQVMARSLPLDKHKLVTFLRKELREVVAVTGDGTNDAPALHEADIGLAMGIAGTEVAKENADVVIMDDNFATIVNVAKWGRSVYFNIQKFVQFQLTVNVVALITNFVSACITGSAPLTAVQLLWVNMIMDTLGALALATEPPHDGLMRKPPIGRNVNFITKIMWRNIIGQSVYQLAVLGVLQFQGKKLFNLSGPDSTSTLNTLIFNTFVFCQIFNEINSRDMEKLNVLRGIFGSWIFMWIIVSTVAFQVVIVEFLGTFADTVPLSWNLWLASIFFGAAGLLVGVVLKCIPVSLERKTTATASSHHDGYEALPTGPELA